One stretch of Pirellulales bacterium DNA includes these proteins:
- the sufC gene encoding Fe-S cluster assembly ATPase SufC produces MKEVLRISNLHVSIDGKPILKGVDLEIGRGETHALMGPNGSGKSTLGYAIMGHPNYEVTDGSIELILEDGSAINILELEADARARLGIFLAFQRPMAIPGVKMADFLRHATTNVRRPDRKEGEELLPMKEFRQDLRGKMSQLKMDAEFARRYVNEGFSGGEMKRSEILQLAMLAPKFAILDETDSGLDADAVRLASQSIAEIGGSNMGILIITHHEQLLEHNTPDKTHVMMGGRIVETGGPELAAELHKQGYERLRSAHPEAAAAEREMLAAS; encoded by the coding sequence ATGAAAGAAGTTTTACGCATTTCGAATTTGCATGTCAGCATCGATGGCAAGCCCATACTAAAGGGGGTTGACCTGGAAATTGGCCGCGGAGAGACCCACGCGCTCATGGGACCCAATGGTTCCGGCAAGAGCACGTTAGGCTATGCGATCATGGGCCACCCCAACTACGAAGTGACCGACGGCTCCATCGAGTTGATACTGGAGGATGGCAGTGCGATCAATATTTTGGAACTAGAAGCCGATGCCCGTGCTCGCCTGGGAATCTTTTTGGCCTTTCAGCGGCCAATGGCGATTCCCGGCGTCAAAATGGCGGACTTTTTGCGTCATGCCACGACCAACGTTCGCCGCCCTGATCGCAAGGAAGGAGAGGAGCTTCTCCCCATGAAGGAATTTCGCCAAGACCTGCGCGGAAAAATGAGTCAATTAAAGATGGACGCCGAATTTGCCCGCCGTTATGTCAACGAGGGCTTTTCCGGCGGCGAAATGAAGCGATCGGAAATTTTGCAACTGGCCATGCTGGCCCCGAAATTTGCGATACTTGACGAGACTGACAGCGGTCTGGACGCCGACGCCGTACGATTGGCCAGTCAAAGCATTGCCGAAATTGGCGGCTCCAACATGGGCATCTTGATCATCACCCATCATGAGCAACTGCTGGAACATAACACACCGGACAAGACCCATGTGATGATGGGAGGCCGGATTGTAGAAACTGGCGGCCCGGAATTGGCGGCGGAATTGCATAAGCAAGGTTACGAGCGGCTTCGTTCGGCACATCCCGAAGCGGCCGCCGCTGAACGAGAAATGCTGGCCGCCTCCTAG